TTTCATTTAATCGAGTTTTAATTCTTTTTTTGTTATAATATTCAATATACTCATCTAAAGTCGCCTTACGGTAGAGTAAATATTAACATGAAAAACATACACGTATGGAGAAGAAAAACACATTTTTAGAATAACGATTACACGATTATAATTAGATAGTTAGACAACATTATTAATCAACATCGGTAAAGCAAATGTTTAAAACTGGATACAAAATAAGAGCATTTTAAATAAGTGCAAAGCGGTGATAGCTCTGTCGAAGTAAGGGACATTGCCGAAGAGAGAACACTACCTTCCAAGCTGGGAATTGCGGGTTTGAGTCCCATTTTCCGCTCTCATTTTAAAGCACTTACGTTTGTAGATGTTTTTTCATTCCAGGCCATTTTCATGGTTTTATCCCCTCATGTAAGCAAAATAAGCCCTGTGTAAACCAAGATATAAACCAAATCATTATCCGGCTCCCCATGTACGCGTTAAAATAAAAGAAGTAATAGGAATCCTACCGAGAATTAAGAGAGAAAATACCTCTTTTTCGAAACTGATTCAGAGCTTACTCGTGGCTCATGCAGCCCGGATAGAATAAGCCCCGATTAAGCTCTAAATAAGCAACGAACGAGAGGTAGTTTCTCGATCACTTCACGGTTAGATTATACTTGATTCTCTACACAAACTGAAAAGCAGAACAAAATAAATTTGTTCAAAAGCGCCTTTGATGGATTTTCAACGGATCAGCTTTTAGAAGATGATGAGGTTTATCACCCATTTTTATACATGGTGGTAAATTTGAAAAACTGACTTATATATGGAAGTTGATAATTTTCCACCAACTAGCACGAACAACATTTATAAGCATATGTTTGCCGGAGGCATCCTTGTTGCACGACGAAATTGAAATCACCTCCTATTAATTTTACTTATCGCTCTTTAAAATGGTGGTTATCATCAAGTGATAAGATGCGAGTATGCGGCGATAGTACCCAACTGTCACTCTACAACCGGAAAATTCCCATAATTCTGACGAGAAAATAGATTCTAATTCTTCTTATTTTTCACGAGGACTACAAACAATCCCAATTCTTATCGATTTTTAACGGGAATTCTACAACGATATTTCCTGCAAAGCGTATCAATAGTACAATTTCACCAGACAGATGATAATATCAAAAGGGAAATAAAGAGATTGCTAGCATAGGTAGAGAGTGAGAATTCCCGGGGTCACAGCCAGGGAGTATAGTGAATGTAGATTGTTGCTAGTCTCGGTGCGGTTACTTCGTGATGAACGTAGCCGCACTTTTTTATTCCATATTATTGAACAATCATGAAAAACTTTCCCGCATATTACGGATAGTCTAAGATATTTGGTAATTTTGTGGTGAAAAATAAAAAAGATTATGGACGATTTACAACATATAGGATATCGCCGGGAGGTCATTGAATTCGTTGCCGTTGCTAAAGAGTTTTGCGGTTACCTGGAAGGCTCTCACGAAGAAGACGCCAGCGAATTGCTTTCGAAATTACAAAAGTTCATCCCGCTAATTTATCTGAAAGGTAGCTTATTACCCTCGTGCGAAAGTGACAACCTCGGTATGATGGAAGAGGTGGTGACCGAAGAGGATTACAACGCCTTGCTCGCGACATTAAGCCGGACACTGGGCGAGAATGACGAATATCTGGAGGTTTTCGACGACAACATGCAATACAGCGAAACTCCGGTCGTGAACTCGATTTCCGAGAAACTTTGTGATATTTACCAGGATTTGAAAAATTTCATTTCCGCGTATCGCAGTGGGATGATCGATGTCATCGAGGAAGCATTATGGCAATTAAATAACAGTTTTGAATTATACTGGGGGAAGGCGTGTACCAGTGTATTAAGAGCGATACACCTGGCAATATATAAAGTAGTAGACACGGACGACTCCATGTAAGAGAGATAGACATGGAATACAAGACGAAGATCAGCGAGGAAGAAATAGAGGAATTACCAAACTTCACGTTTGACGGGGAGATCATCGTGATTGATCATGAGGATAAAGTTGATGCGGCCGTGGACGATTTATCGTCCTACCCGTACATCGGGTTCGACACGGAAACCAAACCGGCATTCAAGAAAGGGGTAACACATCAGGTAGGCCTGTTACAACTGGCCACCGATAAACGGGTATACTTATTCCGTTTGAACAAATGCGGCCTGTCCGAATCGTTACAGGACCTTTTGGCCAATGAAAATATAATGAAAATCGGTGTCGGGATACGCGATGACATTCGGGGACTTAGGAAACTAGCCAATTTCATCCCGGCAAGCTTTCTGGATTTACAAATATTTGCCAAGGCATTCGGCATAGAAGAGATGTCATTCTCTAAATTAATGTCGATTATTTTCAAGGTGAAAATATCCAAACGACAACGAACGTCAAACTGGGAAGCCCCTCGATTGACCCCTGCACAATTACATTACGCGGCAACCGATGCGTGGGGGGCGCTAAAAATGTACAAGGCGTTAAAATCCGGCAACAGCCAGTTACAACAAGTGTCCTAGAGTTTGTAAAGTAATACTTTATAAACTCTCTCCCACGGGTACGGAAAAATAAAACGTGGTACCTTTCCCCTCTTTCGATTCAAACCACAATTTCCCGTGATTCATTCTCACGAAATCCTTACAGAGTTGTAGCCCCAACCCGCTCCCCTTCTCTTTCTGCGTCCCGTAAGAAATAAAATGTAATCCATCATCCAACAAGCCTTGCTGATGTTCCTCACTGATTCCCTGCCCCCGATCCTTCACAATTACCGTCAGTTCCCCGTTTTCTTCCCGACAGTCCACATCAATCCTTCCCCCCGTGTAGCTGAATTTAATCGCGTTGGATAATAAATTACGCAACACGGTCTTCATCATATTCACGTCCGCGTACCCGGTAAAAGGTCGATCAATATGATTGTAAATCTTTATTCCCTTCGCCCCTGCTATATTCTCCTGCAACACGATCACTTCTTTCGCCGCCTCCGTGAAAGAAAATGCCTGCCTGTACGGCTGTAATAATCCATTCCGGCTATTGCTCCATAACAACAGGTTTTCCAGCAACAAGAAAGCCTCATCCGTAGTCTCCTGCAACATCTTGATAAGATTCTTTATATTATCATCCGGAATTTTCTCTTTCTGGTGATCAAGCGCTTCAAGAATCATTTTAAGCGTACCGATCGGGGCCCGCAAATCATGAGCGATAACAGAATACAGCTTGTCTTTAGAATGGGATACGCTTTGAATACGTTCATTCTGCCTTTCGATGATACGCTGTGATTCCAGTAAAAGCAATTGATTATTTATGCGAAGGATCAGCTCCCTTTTACTCAACGGCCGGGAAACGAACTCCACCCCCTCGTAATCGACCACCTTCCGGAAATCTTCATAACGGTTGGGGATCGTCATGTAGAGTATCGGAATCTGCTTGGTCAAGGCGCTCTGTTTCAACTGGCGGACAACCGTAACCCCCTTCCCTTCCTCTAGCGCCAAGCGAATAATAATCATATCCGGTAGCCTCAACTTCGCGAGTAGAAATACCTCGTCCGCTTCCAGAGTAGGTAATAATTTAAAATTCTCTCCAGCCAGCAGGCTTTTCATCTTTTCCAAATTCGAAACAGAATCGTCAGCCAAAAGGATTGTATATTCGCTATGATCTATATGCATTCGCCACAAATTTATAACCAATTTTTGATAAAAGTTCCTCGTAGAGCTTATTAAATGCCATAGCTTTTTGACTTAAATTATCAAATGATTCATTATTACCAATTTCGTTCTCTCCCGATAAATTATCTTTGATTGATTTCCACATCGGGTACATGGTTTCGGAGAAAGTTTGCAATTCAGTTTTCAGCAATGTTAATTCACGTTCCATCTCCTTGAAACGAGTCACGTCATGCCCGACCAAGTGAATTTCGGTGTGATCCCGATCTAACCTGACCGGATAAGCATACCACTCGATAAATACCACCTCATCATCACGCATTACCTTGGCATTAAACGTCAACAAATCCTCGGGGAACTTCACCACTTCCTCCAATTTCTTTGATGAAATATCCATTTCAGTCATTAGCTCCCCGATCCGACTCCCGATAATATCATCCGGACTATCCCCGAATAAGGAATAAAATGTCTTGTTCGAGAAACTGATATGTAAATGCCGGTTCAAGCGAAGAATGTAATCCACCCGGTTTTCGACAAAGTCCTGATACAAGGCATGATGTTTCACCAATTTTCTTAAAATCAACTCTTTTTCGAGCGCTCCGGATAGCACGGAGGCTACCTGTACCAAAAAGGAAATCTCGTCCCCCGACCACGGTTCCTCGTGGTGACAACGGCTTAAGCACAAAAAGGAAAAAAGATGACTGGATATATACAAGGGTAAAAATATAGCACAATTGACCCCCGTCGCCTGCATGATATTCTTCAAACTCTCGTTCGTCACGTCATTTATATCCCGAATATATATATAATTGTCCCTCTCTAAATCCTGTTCTAACTTCCGGTCATAATAGAAACCGCGTTTCTCCCCTGACTCCGGGAAAACAGATTCCCCGGTACGGGTCCATTCTTCCGATATGGTAAATGTCATATCGTGATTAATACTCACGATATAAACCTGATCGGCCCGCTCGTGTTCGCCCAGTTTCTTTAATGCCAACTTCACGTTTCTATTCAAACCCACGCTAGTGGATAATAAAACGTTTAAATCAGATAAAAACTCTGCTCCTGTTATGTTATTTTCTGTCTGCATACGCTTGTTTGGATCGTTTAGTCCTCAATATTTGTTTCTTTTTCTAGTATTTATACACGAATTTCACACTTCAGGTTACATGATTCTACATTTTTATATAACAAGATTAAAATTCATTTACAAACAACTTTCTATAAGCCAATATATTAAATATAGGCCCTAAATTTAGTCTATAAAAAACTCTGAAAACATTTGGTAACTGAGAAGATTTTTGTACTTTTGTGCCCGGGTAAGTCCTATGCGACCAGCTCCTGTCGAACTCCCCCAGGGTCGGAAGACAGCAAGGGTAGATGGTTGAGCGGTGCGACATAGTAAGCTTACCCTTTTAGGAAATGCCTCTTTAGCTCAGCTGGCCAGAGCACGTGATTTGTAATCTCGGGGTCGTTGGTTCGAATCCGACAAGAGGCTCAAAAGAAGGGAAGAAAAGTGAGTGAGTTCTTTTTTAAGTTGCTGTTGTAGCTCAGGGGTAGAGCACTTCCTTGGTAAGGAAGAGGTCATGGGTTCAAATCCCATTAACAGCTCAGAGGTAGCAGTCAATAAATTGGCTGCTTTTTTGTTTTATTATATTTAAATAGCTAGGGTTCAAATGGTAATCTGCCAAAATAACTACTCTTGATTTCTAAAGTCGAACATAAAAAAGGACGATCCCCAGAGTTTTTTATAAAACCTTCGGGGATCGTCTATTTCTAACTCAAATTCCTTCGCTAAAAATTATTTTACTTTCTCGTAGATATAAAGTTCATGAATTTCTCCGGTATACCCTTCTTCCTTGAACGGACCTTGCGACATACCAAGAACGATTAATGTACCACGATTATTTAAAACAACCAAATCATCATTTACCGGGTCAATTGAAAGACCTTCAATCTCTCCAGAACGACGGAAATCACTCATCTCACGAAACAACTCAACTCTTCCGGCTTTTGCCCCTGCAGCAATTTTACCTTTACGCATTACAGGCTTTCCGTTTTTGTCAAGTTTCACACTGAACGGAGTATCTTTAACCACTTCAGTTCCTTCCTGCAAACCGGTGAAATGCACTTCCGTAATGTCAGCAACATAAATATTATCAGGAATATTATATAAAGATTCTCCATCATCTGAAGTGAAAAGCATTTTCCCGTCAGCGATAAAGATTCCTTGGCACCAGTAGGGAGTCGGACGACATTGCATTTTCGTGTAGTATTGTCCTGTTTCAAGACTATAGCAATACACGTAACGACTATCCACCCAGTCAGACATCCAAACCATATTTTTCTCACGATCAACAGCAAGCCCAGACACCTCTACCTGTCCTGATTCAGGAGACCAAGGAAGATCACGTTTCCATTTTAAAGTCTCTGCGTCATAAATTGACACGGCAATATTGTAACCACGTCCGTATTCAAATTTCTCAATACCGCAATAGATCTCTCCATTGTACACGTCAATATCACCAAAGTGGTTAGCAATTTTAGGATTCTGGAACGGTTGATCGTTCTTCATGACAAGATTACCTTGCTTATCATACTTATAAAGAACTTTGGTGTCGGAAACATAATAATAGTTACTGTCGATAGCAATTCCTTGACGTCCTGCCACGGGAATAACTCTTTTCAATCGATACTCAGTTCCCAGATGTTGGGCACTTGCAGACATTCCTACAAAAAGTAATGCCAGAGCGAAAAATAATTTATTCATAATCCAATAATTTAATTTGTTGGTAAAAAGATTGAGTATTATTAGAATTTAAGAAGACACATGATTTGCAAGCTATTACCCGTACCGGTTCTTGTTCCAGCATCTTTTACCTTATCAGGATAAGCCGAAATGGTATAATTTACCTGGAACTTAACATCCTTGATTATTTCATAGGTACAACCTAAAAGGAAGTTATCCTTGTTGTTTGCAGAAGTCTTGGCTGCTTTGTCACGGTACATATCATAACGTACAACCGGTAAGAACTTACCAATTTTATACGCCGCAAGCACATAAAAACCATCTTCTTTCACGTTAGCATCATCACTTTGAATATGGCCGTATTCTGCACGAACGTCAAGACCATTCGGATCATAATACCAAGCACCGGTGATAAAACGATTCATCGGAAGATAATCCTTCGCATCTCCATTTTCGTTCAAACCTTTATATTCTCCCCAATTGTAACAACCGATGATACGCAATTTCTCTACCGGACGGATTGTGATACGACCCACAAAATCTTTCGATTTATTGTCATCGTTCAATGTCGGGAGATAACCGTTCGTCAATGATAACTGATAACTCAGATAGCTAAATTTTTGATCTCTGCTTTTGAAAAGGTCTCCATAAGCCATCACTCCAAGATCACGACCATAATCAATAAGATCTGCAGAAGAGATCGCATTACGACACACCATACGATAACAGATGTTCGAGAAATCCACGGTCTCTAAAGTAGACGGGGAAATATCATAATTCTCGAAACCAAGCGGCAAATAGTATTGACCTGCACGGAAATGCAAAGCATCAGTGATATGAGCGTTAACAAAAGCGTCCATTACCGTGATCACTTTTTTCTTGTAGGCAGAATTATCAACCGATCCGGAGAAACACTCCAACTGGGCACGAAAATCAAAGGTTTTTGAAACTTTTTTATCAATGATCAAACGCATACGTTTCAATTGGAATGATGATCTGTTGTCCCCATTCTTGTCCCCCCAGTTATAACCGGTTTGAATATAACCAGAGAATTTAGGCAATATCGAAAGAAGTTTATTTACTTGTTTTGTAAGGTCGTCGTTATTGGCTTGCGCGACCTCGCTTTTCGTGTTAGAAGGTTCGTCTTTATCAGACTCGGCCCGGGCAATTGTACATACAAAAAGGGCACAACATAACACCAATACATTTAATAAATAGTTTTTTTTCATAATGACATAAATTAAGTTTATTGTAACTATGCGGGATAATTCTTCACAGAATTATTCTTTAGGATTAATCACATTTTCTCTGATTCCCCACTCCGAAGTATGGAAACGCACTTTCGGATCTCGGACATCATTGCACCGAACAATAACGGCTCCTTCTTTTTCCCAGTACTCTTTCACCGTTAGACCATGCATTGGACCATCTTCCGGCCCTCGGACAGTTTTATCATCCGGGTTTACCACAATCTTCAAACCACAAGACTGGTTTAGCATATCCATGTCTCCCCGGCTATTCCCCCCTACTACAAGTGGACGAGTTTTAATGAAAGTCGGGATAACATTCGCTTTCCCATCATCTTGCGGAATCGGTAACACGATCTCATTTGTCAACACCCCATCTACCACGACAGACTTCATCCCGAGAATATTTACTTCAGGGATTCCCAATTCCTCTGATAAAAATTTTTGATATAAAAACTCGGGAGAAGCTGTCAATATCCAAACCTCAAATCCATACTCTTTCAAATTAGCTATAAGCTGTTTCATTTCCGGGTAAAACTTTCCTTGATATGACTCCACATAGCAATCATACCCCAACTTTGCCACTTCCTCCGGAGTCATTCCCGCCAAAAAGTGGGCACGATCTTCGACATAAACTTTCCCCACGTTATTACCGTCTTTTACCATCCGATTCAAAATAGCCATTTTTTCCTTGGAAACTTTATCATTTTTGCCCTTATAATATTTATCGGCATAACGATATAAAGCTTCATCCGCCAAATAGTGCGGTGCTTGCCCGATCACAGTTCCATCCCCGTCGAATACCGCTACTTTACGAATATTCATGGTCAAAGTCGTATTCAAGAATGTTTCAATTCTCTCATTAATTTCCTTTGACCATCCCTTGATCTCCCGGTAAGTCTGCGCATAAATCGAGGACGTAATGAATAGCAACAATATAACCACTATTCCTTTCGTCAAATGTTTTGTATTCATACAATTTATTTTTTATTGTTGATCAGAATAATTCTATTTCTTCACCTCAATAAGGCATCATTATTTTCTATTTTGCACCAGGTATTGTTCCTCCTTGTAAGTAAAGCCGACGAAGACGATCGACAAGGCGCAAGCGATCAGTAACAGCACGAACGTCCCGTCCCATCCGAATGAACTTTCCGCCACGTATCCCATCACCACGTTAGCCAGGATAGCCGTCCCGAAGAAGTACCCGAAGAACCCGGTCAACCCGGCCGATGTCCCGGCCGCGTTCTTGGGAGCCAGGTCAAGCGCCTGCACCCCGATAAGCATCACCGGGCCGTAGATGAAGAAACCGATGGCGATCAAGGATAGCGTGACAATCATGTAGTTATCCGAGAACTGCCAGTAAAGGAAGATAAACAAGGCCACCAGGGCCATGAATATGATCGTCGTGATAGCGCGGCGTCCCTTGAACACCACGTCACTCAACCACCCGCAAACAAGCGTGCCCGGGATGGCGGCGAACTCGTAGGCGAAATAAGCCCAGCCGGCCTCTTTAATATCGTACCCTTGCGCCTCCTTCAAGTAGGTCGGGGCCCAGTCCAGGCAACCGTAACGAACCATGTAAACGAAGGCGTTAGCGATGGCGATAAACCACAACATCTTGTTATTCAGCACGTACTTGAAGAAAATCTCTCTCGTGGTGAGGACCTCTTCCTGTTTCTCGCTGTAATTCTTGGGGTAATCGTTCCGCCATTTCTCTATCGTCGGTAACCCGCAGGACTGCGGGGTGTCACGAATCAACACGTACGCCAGCAGGGCCACGAACAGGGCCACCGCCGCCGGGAAAATATAGGTACCAATGATAAAGTACTTTGAATTGTCCACCCCGTAGAACCACGACCCGAACCACATGGCCCCGTACACGGCCATCGGGCCCACGAGAGCGCCACCCACGTTATGGGCGCAATTCCAGATAGACATTTTCGTCCCGCGCTCCTTCACGGAGAACCAGTGAGTCATCACGCGGCCGCAGGGAGGCCATCCCATCCCGTTAAACCACCCGACCAGGAAGTTCAACACCGCCATGATCACGATGGAAGTCGTGCTTGCCCCGAACAGCTCGATCGGCACGGCCATGAACATCATGGACAGGGCCGCCAGTACCAACCCCAGGGGAAGGAACACCCGCGCGTTGCTGCGATCCGAGACGCTCCCCATCAAGAACTTCGACAGGGCGTAGGCCACCGCGTTCAACGACAACACGATACTCAGAGATCCCTTGTCGAACCCGTAAGGTCCGGCGGGGTCTGTTAGAAACGGCATCGCCATCGAGAAGTTCTTCCGCACGATGTAATAGCCGGCGTAACCGATGAAGATGCCGACGAAAACCTGCCAACGCAGGCTCTTGTAAGTCGAGTCGATCTTACCTTCCGGTAATAAATCCTTGTGAGGTGCTGGTTTTAAAAAATTCCACATGTTATTAGATTTTTATTGTAAAAACCATTTACAACCACCTAATAACTTAAATACAAGTATGTTAATAAAATTCGATTGATAAAGAGGTAATGCCTTAGTAGCTATTCTAACTTGTATTTTGTATCATAAAAAGGATGGATAAAACCTCAAAAATTTATTCATCCTTTTTGTTGTTCACGACAAGCCTAGATTGTCGCTGTTAGTTGTTTTTCTAATCCAGCTAATTTCTGTGAAAGAAGTTCCATGTCCCTGCTCACCTTCTCGTTCGTTATCTTTGCATAAATCTGCGTGGTTTTTATATTTGTGTGGCCTAGAATTCGACTTACGGTTTCAATGGGCATACCTTTCGCCAATGTAAGCGAAGTTGAAAAGGTGTGGCGTCCCACGTGGAAAGTAAGTTTAATCTTGAATCCGCATTGTTTACCGATGTTTTTCAATATATTATTACATGACCAGTTACTTGGAACGGCAAATAAACGATCATCCCCGGTTTTGCCTTCATATTTTGCAATTATTCGTTTGGGCACATCCAATAGTCGGATATTCGAATCGACATTTGTTTTCTGCCTACGCGTGATGATCCATAAATGGCCATCCAAAAATGTTTGCAGGTTATTCTTAGTTAAATTTTTAATATCGGAATAGGCTAATCCCGTAAATGCCGCAAAAACAAATAGATCACGTACAAGCTCATAGGATTTATTTTTCATGGGGGCTTTCATTAACAATTGTAATTCCTCTTCCGAAAGAAAGCCCCGATCCACTTGTTCAGGACTGATCATATAACCTGCAAATGGATTAACAACAAGCAAACCTTCATTTCGTGCAACGGAGATAATATGCTTTACTCCGATCATATACAACCAAATTGTATTTGTACAACACCCCCGGACCGTACGTAAAAAATGCTCGAAACCGTTAATAAAAGAGAGATTTAATTCCTTTAATGATATATCTTCACGATTATATTCTTTCAGAATGTAAGCTTGCATTAGTTTATAAAGATTACAATATTTTTTGTACGTATTCAAGGTTCGACCGTTACCTACCTTACGAGCAAATAATTCATTATGCCAAGCGAACAACTTGAGAAACATGTCTTGCTTTATACCAATTCCCAAATAAGCATTTTTTACTTGTTCTGCTGTAACACCTCCACCCGCTTGTATGATTTCTTGATAACGATTGTTTATTGTTACCCGAATTTGTTCCAACTGCCGGTTTATATCTTTCGCTTTCTCACTTTTTCCCATGGCTTTCCCTGCCTTACTATCCCATAATTCAGGGGGAACACTCATTTTAAGACTGAATTGAACAATTCCCTTGTTTATAGTTATCCTTCCCATTAATGGTAGGCTGTTATCACTTTTGGGAACGTTACGCTTGACGTAAAATAACAACTTGAATGTACTACGCATAATTCTTAATTTTTTTATAATTGATAAGAAGTTGAAATAAAGTAAACACTTCCCATTTGACAAATTTTAGATATAATGAAGTTTACTCTTGCATCATTTATCATTCAAGAGT
The window above is part of the Butyricimonas paravirosa genome. Proteins encoded here:
- a CDS encoding DUF5063 domain-containing protein — its product is MDDLQHIGYRREVIEFVAVAKEFCGYLEGSHEEDASELLSKLQKFIPLIYLKGSLLPSCESDNLGMMEEVVTEEDYNALLATLSRTLGENDEYLEVFDDNMQYSETPVVNSISEKLCDIYQDLKNFISAYRSGMIDVIEEALWQLNNSFELYWGKACTSVLRAIHLAIYKVVDTDDSM
- a CDS encoding 3'-5' exonuclease, which codes for MEYKTKISEEEIEELPNFTFDGEIIVIDHEDKVDAAVDDLSSYPYIGFDTETKPAFKKGVTHQVGLLQLATDKRVYLFRLNKCGLSESLQDLLANENIMKIGVGIRDDIRGLRKLANFIPASFLDLQIFAKAFGIEEMSFSKLMSIIFKVKISKRQRTSNWEAPRLTPAQLHYAATDAWGALKMYKALKSGNSQLQQVS
- a CDS encoding hybrid sensor histidine kinase/response regulator; this encodes MHIDHSEYTILLADDSVSNLEKMKSLLAGENFKLLPTLEADEVFLLAKLRLPDMIIIRLALEEGKGVTVVRQLKQSALTKQIPILYMTIPNRYEDFRKVVDYEGVEFVSRPLSKRELILRINNQLLLLESQRIIERQNERIQSVSHSKDKLYSVIAHDLRAPIGTLKMILEALDHQKEKIPDDNIKNLIKMLQETTDEAFLLLENLLLWSNSRNGLLQPYRQAFSFTEAAKEVIVLQENIAGAKGIKIYNHIDRPFTGYADVNMMKTVLRNLLSNAIKFSYTGGRIDVDCREENGELTVIVKDRGQGISEEHQQGLLDDGLHFISYGTQKEKGSGLGLQLCKDFVRMNHGKLWFESKEGKGTTFYFSVPVGESL
- a CDS encoding PAS domain S-box protein; protein product: MQTENNITGAEFLSDLNVLLSTSVGLNRNVKLALKKLGEHERADQVYIVSINHDMTFTISEEWTRTGESVFPESGEKRGFYYDRKLEQDLERDNYIYIRDINDVTNESLKNIMQATGVNCAIFLPLYISSHLFSFLCLSRCHHEEPWSGDEISFLVQVASVLSGALEKELILRKLVKHHALYQDFVENRVDYILRLNRHLHISFSNKTFYSLFGDSPDDIIGSRIGELMTEMDISSKKLEEVVKFPEDLLTFNAKVMRDDEVVFIEWYAYPVRLDRDHTEIHLVGHDVTRFKEMERELTLLKTELQTFSETMYPMWKSIKDNLSGENEIGNNESFDNLSQKAMAFNKLYEELLSKIGYKFVANAYRS
- a CDS encoding porin; protein product: MKKNYLLNVLVLCCALFVCTIARAESDKDEPSNTKSEVAQANNDDLTKQVNKLLSILPKFSGYIQTGYNWGDKNGDNRSSFQLKRMRLIIDKKVSKTFDFRAQLECFSGSVDNSAYKKKVITVMDAFVNAHITDALHFRAGQYYLPLGFENYDISPSTLETVDFSNICYRMVCRNAISSADLIDYGRDLGVMAYGDLFKSRDQKFSYLSYQLSLTNGYLPTLNDDNKSKDFVGRITIRPVEKLRIIGCYNWGEYKGLNENGDAKDYLPMNRFITGAWYYDPNGLDVRAEYGHIQSDDANVKEDGFYVLAAYKIGKFLPVVRYDMYRDKAAKTSANNKDNFLLGCTYEIIKDVKFQVNYTISAYPDKVKDAGTRTGTGNSLQIMCLLKF
- a CDS encoding HAD family hydrolase, which encodes MNTKHLTKGIVVILLLFITSSIYAQTYREIKGWSKEINERIETFLNTTLTMNIRKVAVFDGDGTVIGQAPHYLADEALYRYADKYYKGKNDKVSKEKMAILNRMVKDGNNVGKVYVEDRAHFLAGMTPEEVAKLGYDCYVESYQGKFYPEMKQLIANLKEYGFEVWILTASPEFLYQKFLSEELGIPEVNILGMKSVVVDGVLTNEIVLPIPQDDGKANVIPTFIKTRPLVVGGNSRGDMDMLNQSCGLKIVVNPDDKTVRGPEDGPMHGLTVKEYWEKEGAVIVRCNDVRDPKVRFHTSEWGIRENVINPKE
- the pgtP gene encoding phosphoglycerate transporter protein PgtP; the protein is MWNFLKPAPHKDLLPEGKIDSTYKSLRWQVFVGIFIGYAGYYIVRKNFSMAMPFLTDPAGPYGFDKGSLSIVLSLNAVAYALSKFLMGSVSDRSNARVFLPLGLVLAALSMMFMAVPIELFGASTTSIVIMAVLNFLVGWFNGMGWPPCGRVMTHWFSVKERGTKMSIWNCAHNVGGALVGPMAVYGAMWFGSWFYGVDNSKYFIIGTYIFPAAVALFVALLAYVLIRDTPQSCGLPTIEKWRNDYPKNYSEKQEEVLTTREIFFKYVLNNKMLWFIAIANAFVYMVRYGCLDWAPTYLKEAQGYDIKEAGWAYFAYEFAAIPGTLVCGWLSDVVFKGRRAITTIIFMALVALFIFLYWQFSDNYMIVTLSLIAIGFFIYGPVMLIGVQALDLAPKNAAGTSAGLTGFFGYFFGTAILANVVMGYVAESSFGWDGTFVLLLIACALSIVFVGFTYKEEQYLVQNRK
- a CDS encoding site-specific integrase — encoded protein: MRSTFKLLFYVKRNVPKSDNSLPLMGRITINKGIVQFSLKMSVPPELWDSKAGKAMGKSEKAKDINRQLEQIRVTINNRYQEIIQAGGGVTAEQVKNAYLGIGIKQDMFLKLFAWHNELFARKVGNGRTLNTYKKYCNLYKLMQAYILKEYNREDISLKELNLSFINGFEHFLRTVRGCCTNTIWLYMIGVKHIISVARNEGLLVVNPFAGYMISPEQVDRGFLSEEELQLLMKAPMKNKSYELVRDLFVFAAFTGLAYSDIKNLTKNNLQTFLDGHLWIITRRQKTNVDSNIRLLDVPKRIIAKYEGKTGDDRLFAVPSNWSCNNILKNIGKQCGFKIKLTFHVGRHTFSTSLTLAKGMPIETVSRILGHTNIKTTQIYAKITNEKVSRDMELLSQKLAGLEKQLTATI